From one Lolium rigidum isolate FL_2022 chromosome 4, APGP_CSIRO_Lrig_0.1, whole genome shotgun sequence genomic stretch:
- the LOC124706145 gene encoding nitrogen regulatory protein P-II homolog — protein sequence MPPATTTASVPVPGWLLNHSASLRRPFPAGRLLPSRGPRSLVQVNSAPRRRPATAARAQSASAPDYLPDSEFYKIEAILRPWRVSHVSSGLLQMGIRGVTVSDVRGFGAQGGSTERYEGSEFSEDTFIAKVKMEIVVCKEQVEPVIDKIIEKARTGEIGDGKIFLIPVSDVVRIRTGERGEHAERMTGGLSDRLSPVITIS from the exons ATGCCGCCGGCAACCACCACCGCCTCGGTCCCTGTGCCCGGCTGGCTCCTCAACCATTCGGCATCCCTCAGGCGACCCTtccccgccggccgcctcctcccctcgcGTGGGCCTAGGTCGCTCGTACAGGTCAACTCGGCCCCTCGTCGCCGCCCTGCCACGGCCGCGCGAGCCCAGAGCGCTTCCGCCCCAG ATTACCTGCCAGACTCGGAGTTCTACAAGATCGAGGCCATTCTTAG GCCTTGGAGGGTGTCGCATGTGTCGTCG GGTTTGCTGCAAATGGGGATCAGAGGTGTCACGGTGTCCGACGTGCGGGGTTTTGGGGCGCAAGGCGGGTCTACTGAGCGGTATGAAG GGTCAGAATTTTCAGAAGATACATTTATTGCTAAAGTCAAAATGGAAATAGTCGTGTGCAAGGAGCAG GTTGAACCAGTAATTGATAAAATTATTGAAAAGGCAAGAACTGGAGAAATTGGTGATGGGAAGATATTCT TGATACCTGTCTCAGACGTTGTGAGGATACGCACCGGCGAGCGCGGAGAGCACGCTGAGAGGATGACCGGTGGTCTGTCGGACAGGCTGTCCCCGGTGATAACGATCTCATGA
- the LOC124646580 gene encoding transcription factor MYB2-like, whose translation MDMDKEFYMAGMGMVAAPAMSPAGSSAVTTEPAMAAVATASEDEGDLRRGPWTAQEDMLLVDYISRHGEGRWNSLARCAGLRRTGKSCRLRWLNYLRPDVRRGNITPEEQLLILELHSRWGNRWSKIAQCIPGRTDNEIKNYWRTRVQKHARQLRCDVNSDRFRDVVRRVWMPRLVERMQADAAAGAGADVPVTAPARTMSSPAATSQYHNVDHANIAELSRTVAVTMSPDTSGTPRSSLSTVETSQGAYFSPWGAATANVHSTPVECAGGGGLAMAGHDHVIQGDELSGSWSELLAATNLPEFELGDFDDNLWSLEDVYLQQSC comes from the exons ATGGACATGGACAAGGAGTTCTACATGGCCGGGATGGGCATGGTGGCAGCACCGGCGATGAGCCCTGCAGGCTCGTCGGCGGTGACCACGGAACCGGCTATGGCAGCAGTGGCGACGGCGAGTGAGGATGAGGGCGACCTGAGGAGGGGCCCATGGACGGCGCAGGAGGACATGTTGCTCGTCGACTACATCTCCAGGCACGGCGAAGGTCGCTGGAACTCTCTAGCTCGATGTGCAG GTTTGAGGCGCACCGGGAAGAGCTGCCGCCTCCGGTGGCTGAACTACCTCCGCCCCGACGTCCGGCGCGGGAACATCACGCCGGAGGAGCAGCTGCTCATCCTGGAGCTCCACTCGCGGTGGGGCAACAGGTGGTCCAAGATCGCGCAGTGCATCCCGGGGCGGACGGACAACGAGATCAAGAACTACTGGCGGACCAGGGTGCAGAAGCACGCCAGGCAGCTCCGCTGCGACGTCAACAGCGACCGTTTCCGCGACGTCGTCAGGCGAGTCTGGATGCCACGACTCGTCGAGCGCATGcaggccgacgccgccgccggtgccggcgcGGACGTTCCGGTGacggcgccggcgaggacgaTGAGCTCCCCGGCTGCTACATCGCAGTACCACAACGTCGATCACGCGAACATAGCCGAGCTGAGCCGGACGGTGGCGGTGACCATGAGCCCCGACACATCGGGCACGCCCCGGTCTTCTTTGTCGACGGTGGAGACGTCGCAAGGGGCATATTTCTCGCCATGGGGAGCTGCCACGGCAAACGTCCACAGTACGCCGGTGGAGTGCGCCGGCGGCGGAGGTCTGGCAATGGCCGGGCATGATCACGTGATCCAGGGTGACGAGCTCAGTGGGAGCTGGTCGGAGCTCCTCGCGGCCACCAATCTCCCAGAATTCGAGCTCGGTGACTTCGACGACAACTTGTGGAGCCTAGAGGACGTTTACTTGCAGCAGAGCTGCTGA